In Halobaculum limi, one DNA window encodes the following:
- a CDS encoding MBL fold metallo-hydrolase yields the protein MRVTLLGTGDTTGTPTVGCDCDTCEAARERGIERSRFSVHVENERTGESLLIDVSPDFRQQFLDHDVPLPDAAVVSHIHFDHLDGLGNAYRLFDDLPVYAADEVDPVTGESVADTIRSKYDYLDRVTVNDVTPFESVRMCGLDVTLVPVDHPPLVCYGLCVVDPETGAKLSLSGDTSYDVPADSRTVLADPDLLLADGIVPARFCEYHPLGGKDEGPDGTPYTFGTKHMTREGALAFADDLNAETTRLVHLAHYYPPEEAFEAPLAVDGETYDL from the coding sequence ATGCGCGTCACGCTCCTCGGCACCGGCGACACCACCGGCACGCCGACCGTCGGCTGTGACTGCGACACCTGCGAGGCGGCCCGCGAACGCGGCATCGAGCGGTCGCGCTTCTCGGTTCACGTCGAGAACGAGCGTACCGGCGAGTCGCTCCTCATCGACGTCTCGCCCGACTTCCGCCAGCAGTTCCTCGACCACGACGTGCCCCTCCCCGACGCCGCGGTGGTCTCGCACATCCACTTCGACCACCTCGACGGCCTCGGCAACGCCTACCGCCTGTTCGACGACCTCCCGGTGTACGCCGCCGACGAGGTCGACCCCGTGACCGGCGAGTCCGTCGCCGACACCATCCGCTCGAAGTACGACTACCTCGACCGCGTCACCGTCAACGACGTGACCCCGTTCGAGTCGGTGCGGATGTGCGGCCTCGACGTGACGCTCGTCCCCGTCGACCACCCGCCGCTGGTCTGTTACGGCCTGTGCGTGGTCGACCCCGAGACGGGCGCGAAACTGTCGCTGTCGGGCGACACCAGTTACGACGTGCCCGCAGACTCGCGGACCGTCCTCGCGGACCCGGACTTGCTGCTCGCGGACGGTATCGTCCCCGCGCGCTTCTGTGAGTACCATCCGCTGGGCGGGAAAGACGAGGGACCCGACGGCACGCCGTACACCTTCGGCACAAAGCATATGACTCGCGAGGGGGCGCTGGCGTTCGCGGACGACCTGAACGCCGAGACGACCCGACTGGTCCACCTCGCGCACTACTACCCGCCCGAGGAGGCGTTCGAAGCGCCGTTGGCGGTCGACGGCGAGACGTACGACCTGTAG
- a CDS encoding CARDB domain-containing protein yields the protein MNVRSARGGTTVLVALLLVTSVLVPFVGVAGAVPDARVAVTDATVTPATPTAGAPITVEATVRLSGGSASAADLDRVRVVDADGTVLGEATGLGTLSQGETLTVPVTLTIADPGAYDLRVVATVSDSDDETASASRPLSLVVEQGAPLVEVVAPSAVAGADSRVEVTVSNPTNAALRDLTVSAADPADGERTRRTIATLDAGASQTVNLSVRPSEVGEATLAVRVDYTTAAGTRASVTAEQSVSVEELAADVGVRVARSTGDGGVAGAGGGAAGLAGILGGGGGGALQPSTGEGGEDSSDGARVDVTVTNFGNAAIERVVLVPRDANGTVVEAIGRVAVADSLSPGEAATVTVDLANVEAAGDVRFVAEYDLADERREAATVYDVRPARGAVDLTGLNVTVRDDGTVAIAGNLGNVGGGEVSGVVVRVATDEFVAPAYPQRSYFVGTVGASEFAPFRVTAAVDTANATTVPVEVTYTTGDDRLTTVVEVPLPPEQSARGRPLGAFGGFGTLGAVLLALGLSIPVAVGLLARRYR from the coding sequence TTGAACGTTCGTTCGGCCCGTGGAGGAACGACAGTCCTCGTCGCCCTCCTCCTCGTCACCTCGGTCCTCGTCCCGTTCGTTGGCGTCGCAGGCGCGGTCCCCGACGCCCGCGTCGCCGTCACTGACGCGACTGTCACGCCCGCGACGCCGACCGCCGGCGCACCCATCACCGTCGAGGCGACCGTCCGGTTGTCCGGCGGCAGCGCCTCCGCGGCCGATCTCGACCGCGTCCGCGTCGTCGACGCTGACGGCACCGTCCTCGGCGAGGCGACGGGACTCGGTACGCTCTCGCAGGGCGAGACGCTGACCGTCCCCGTCACGCTCACCATCGCTGATCCCGGCGCGTACGACCTTCGCGTCGTCGCCACTGTCTCCGACAGCGACGACGAGACGGCGTCTGCGAGCAGACCGCTCTCGCTCGTCGTCGAACAGGGCGCACCGCTCGTGGAGGTCGTCGCGCCCAGCGCCGTCGCTGGCGCGGATTCGCGCGTCGAAGTGACCGTCTCGAACCCGACGAACGCAGCGCTTCGCGACCTCACCGTCTCGGCGGCCGACCCAGCAGACGGCGAGCGGACTCGCCGCACCATCGCCACGCTCGACGCGGGGGCGAGTCAGACGGTGAACCTCTCTGTTCGCCCGAGTGAGGTGGGTGAGGCGACGCTTGCAGTCCGCGTCGACTACACGACCGCCGCCGGGACGCGCGCCAGCGTGACCGCCGAGCAGTCCGTCTCCGTCGAGGAACTCGCCGCCGACGTGGGCGTTCGCGTCGCTCGCTCGACCGGCGACGGCGGCGTGGCGGGCGCTGGCGGCGGCGCCGCAGGACTCGCAGGTATTCTCGGCGGCGGTGGGGGCGGCGCACTCCAGCCGTCGACCGGCGAGGGCGGCGAAGACTCCAGCGACGGCGCTCGCGTCGACGTGACCGTGACCAACTTCGGCAACGCCGCTATCGAGCGAGTCGTTCTCGTCCCGCGGGACGCCAACGGCACCGTCGTCGAGGCTATCGGCCGGGTCGCCGTCGCCGACTCGCTGTCGCCTGGCGAGGCCGCGACCGTCACCGTCGACCTCGCGAACGTCGAGGCCGCCGGCGACGTCCGCTTCGTCGCCGAGTACGACCTGGCGGACGAGCGACGCGAGGCCGCGACCGTCTACGACGTGCGGCCTGCCCGCGGTGCGGTCGACCTCACGGGACTGAACGTCACCGTCCGCGACGACGGCACGGTCGCCATCGCGGGCAACCTCGGCAACGTCGGCGGCGGCGAGGTGTCGGGCGTCGTCGTCCGCGTCGCCACCGACGAGTTCGTCGCGCCCGCGTACCCACAGCGCAGTTACTTCGTGGGGACCGTCGGCGCGAGCGAGTTCGCCCCCTTCCGGGTGACCGCCGCCGTCGACACCGCGAACGCGACGACCGTCCCCGTCGAGGTGACGTACACGACCGGCGACGACCGTCTCACCACCGTCGTCGAGGTGCCGCTCCCGCCCGAGCAGTCTGCGCGGGGCCGCCCGCTGGGCGCGTTCGGTGGCTTCGGCACGCTCGGTGCGGTCCTCCTCGCACTCGGCCTCTCCATCCCCGTCGCGGTCGGGCTACTGGCCCGACGGTACCGATGA
- a CDS encoding winged helix-turn-helix domain-containing protein: protein MDDEHPSTRTFEVLSNEVRLRIITALGDASGLDGYATLAFSEIQRAADIDDSGQLTYHLGKLCDKFVEETDGGYKLTLAGIRAYQAILALQGGPTVEVDPVEVDRSCEECGAGLFAWYTDGRGHIGCRACGTIDVQYPVEAALVDPENPESVTDALDTRIRRDHNAMFHGSCPYCGGATETTLKTESDYWEAANMNPQELLIQAACTRCSWFVIANAAAVLRTMEPVRAFYAERGVDIWSEPIWTDVIDWVVDDVERDPIRIHGHLAFDGDHLRVTLSETFELLDQQIVADA from the coding sequence GTGGACGACGAGCACCCATCCACGCGGACGTTCGAGGTACTGTCCAACGAGGTCAGACTCCGGATAATCACGGCGTTGGGCGATGCGAGCGGACTGGATGGGTACGCGACGCTCGCGTTCTCGGAGATTCAGCGGGCCGCCGACATCGACGACAGCGGGCAACTCACCTACCACCTCGGGAAGTTGTGCGACAAGTTCGTCGAAGAGACGGACGGGGGATACAAACTCACGCTCGCCGGGATTCGGGCGTATCAGGCGATACTCGCGCTCCAAGGCGGTCCGACAGTCGAGGTCGACCCGGTCGAGGTCGACCGCTCTTGTGAGGAGTGTGGAGCAGGCCTCTTCGCGTGGTACACGGACGGCCGGGGGCACATCGGCTGCCGGGCGTGTGGGACTATCGACGTTCAGTATCCGGTCGAGGCGGCCCTAGTCGACCCCGAGAACCCCGAGAGCGTGACAGACGCACTCGACACCCGGATCCGTCGAGACCACAACGCGATGTTTCACGGCAGTTGTCCGTACTGCGGTGGTGCGACGGAGACGACGCTCAAAACCGAGTCCGACTACTGGGAGGCGGCGAACATGAACCCACAAGAACTCCTGATTCAGGCCGCGTGTACGCGGTGTTCGTGGTTCGTCATCGCGAACGCCGCCGCCGTCTTACGCACGATGGAACCCGTTCGGGCGTTCTACGCAGAGCGAGGCGTCGACATCTGGTCGGAACCGATCTGGACCGACGTCATCGACTGGGTCGTTGACGACGTAGAGCGAGACCCGATCCGAATCCACGGCCACCTCGCGTTCGACGGCGACCACCTGCGGGTCACGCTGTCTGAGACCTTCGAACTACTCGACCAACAGATCGTCGCGGACGCCTGA
- a CDS encoding ATP-binding protein produces MSDPAEDVVELLVTAHRYNEDRDLDADDLPPRYRRVFWSESPEDEAGPGGVERPLHVTESTAKTATGVERPWEAISDLLFTQRKDFSGEVSLSQPEMGTEWLLDRVDDEDLRENPVLAKIAEEADDADFSVTHAEAREENRPVRADRVWIDALLGEYFDEEEDAEMLDLVTVKAPEEIEMTLQDLVLTTDQEGEIRKLMKAIEHREYLANIGLREIGKLLFVGPPGTGKTTAARALAHELGLPFVEVKLSMVTSQYLGETAKNVEKTFEVAKRLAPCILFIDEFDSVAKTRKSDEHAALKRAVNTLLKSIDEVSLVRDEVLLISATNHPDQLDAAAWRRFDEIVNFPKPDRQMRSDILRVITRQMEIADFDPDEVADRTEGLTGSDLRLVLREAVLEALTEERMSITQEDIMDAVQDFEERDNLKNMDMIDGEGAEVVGDGAGHDHDHDHDHDHDHDHDHDHDH; encoded by the coding sequence GAAGACGAGGCGGGCCCCGGCGGCGTGGAGCGCCCGCTCCACGTGACCGAATCGACCGCGAAGACAGCCACGGGCGTCGAACGACCGTGGGAGGCCATCTCGGACCTCCTGTTCACCCAGCGAAAGGACTTCTCCGGTGAGGTGTCGCTGTCGCAACCGGAGATGGGGACCGAGTGGCTCCTCGACCGCGTCGACGACGAGGACCTTCGCGAGAATCCCGTCCTGGCGAAGATCGCAGAGGAAGCCGACGACGCCGACTTCTCGGTGACCCACGCCGAGGCGCGCGAGGAGAACCGTCCCGTCCGCGCCGACCGCGTGTGGATCGACGCACTCCTCGGCGAGTACTTCGACGAGGAGGAAGACGCCGAGATGCTCGATCTCGTCACAGTGAAAGCGCCCGAGGAGATCGAGATGACGCTGCAGGATCTGGTGCTCACCACGGACCAAGAGGGCGAGATCCGGAAACTGATGAAGGCCATCGAGCACCGCGAGTACCTCGCCAACATCGGCCTCCGAGAGATCGGGAAACTCCTGTTCGTCGGCCCGCCGGGCACGGGGAAGACGACTGCTGCCCGCGCACTCGCGCACGAACTCGGCCTCCCGTTCGTCGAGGTGAAACTGTCGATGGTGACGAGTCAGTACCTCGGGGAGACGGCGAAGAACGTCGAGAAGACGTTCGAAGTGGCCAAACGCCTCGCGCCGTGTATCCTGTTCATCGACGAGTTCGACTCCGTCGCCAAGACCCGGAAATCCGACGAACACGCCGCGCTCAAGCGCGCGGTCAACACCCTGCTGAAGTCCATCGACGAGGTGTCGCTCGTTCGCGACGAGGTGTTGCTCATCTCGGCGACGAACCACCCCGACCAACTCGACGCCGCGGCGTGGCGGCGCTTCGACGAGATCGTCAACTTCCCCAAGCCCGACCGGCAGATGCGCTCGGACATCCTCCGCGTCATCACCCGGCAGATGGAGATCGCGGACTTCGACCCCGACGAGGTCGCCGATCGAACCGAAGGCCTCACCGGGAGCGACCTCCGTCTCGTCCTCCGGGAAGCCGTGTTAGAGGCGCTCACCGAAGAGCGGATGTCCATCACACAGGAGGACATCATGGACGCCGTGCAGGACTTCGAGGAGCGTGACAACCTCAAGAATATGGACATGATCGACGGCGAGGGTGCGGAAGTCGTCGGCGACGGTGCGGGTCACGATCACGACCACGATCACGACCACGATCACGACCACGATCACGACCACGATCACGACCACTGA